The nucleotide window GGCGGAAGGTGGTGATCCGCACCCTCGACGCCGGCTCGGACAAACCGCTCCGCTTCGTGACGCATCCCGACGAGTCCAATCCGGCGCTGGGGGTCCGTGGGGATCGAATCGCCCTGGCGCATCCCGAGATCCGCGCACATCAGCTCGACGCGATCGCGCTGGCCGCCGCCGGCTCGAAGGTCGCGCCGTGGGTCATGGCGCCGATGATCGCCTCGCCGGCGGAGGCGCGTGTGTTCGCCGCGGAAGTCCGGGGTCGGGGTCTGGTCGCGGGGGTCATGATCGAGGTGCCCGCGGCGGCGATCCTCGCCGAGGCCGTGCTCGCCGAGGTGGACTTCGTGTCCATCGGTACCAACGATCTGACGCAGTACACGATGGCGGCCGATCGGATGTCGGCCGATCTCGCCGGGCTGACCGACCCGTGGCAACCCGCCGTGCTCAGCCTGATCGCGGGTGTCGCCGCAGCGGGTGTCCGACAGGGCAAGCCGGTCGGGGTCTGCGGTGAGGCGGCCGCCGATCCGAATCTCGCCTGCGTCCTCGTGGGTCTCGGGGTGACCTCGCTGTCCAGTGCGCCCGCCGCGGCCGCCGCGGTGGGGGCCAGGCTCGGTGCGGTGACCACCCAGGACTGCCGTGCTGCCGCCGACGCCGCGCTGGCCACGTCCGATCCTGCCGCGGCGCGCGAAGCGGCCGCGGCAGTGCTCGACCGTTCGGTCGGCGGAGAGGTCAGATTCGCCGCATCACGGTGACGACCTTGCCGAGGATCACGGCGTCGTTGCCCGGGATGGGATCGAACAGTTCGTTGTGCGGCATCAGCCACACGTTGGCGCCCTGACGCTTGAAGGTCTTCACCGTGGCCTCGCCGTCGATCATCGCCGCGACGATGTCGCCGTTGTCGGCGACGTTCTGCTGCCGGACCACCACCCAGTCGCCGTCACAGATGGCCGCGTCGATCATCGATTCGCCCACGACGCGCAGCAGAAACAGCGAGCCCTCGCCGACCAGCTCGCGAGGAAGCGGGAACACGTCCTCGACCGCCTCCTCGGCCAGGATCGGACCACCGGCCGCGATACGACCGAGGACCGGCACGAAGGTCGGCTCGGGTAGTTGACCGGCCGAGGGGGTCTCCGGCGACGGCGGCTCGCTCGGGGCGATGTTGACCGCACGGGGCCGGTTCGCATCTCGCTTGAGCAGGCCCTTGCGTTCCAGCGTTCGCAGCTGGTGGGCGACCGACGATGTCGAGGCGAGGCCGACCTCGTCGCCGATCTCGCGGATGCTGGGCGGATAACCGCGCTCGCGAACCGAGCGGCGGATCACCTCCAGGACCCCGAGCTGTCGCGGGGTGAGTGAGGCCTCGGCGGCGGCGACGTCGATCGGGGCCTCGTCGTCGACTCCCCGCGCTCGGCCGCGCCTGTCGCCGGTGTCACTCATGTTCGGTTCCTCTCGTCTTCGGAACGTGCAGGTAGATGGCCCGTGGGATGTCCGGTGGGGATGTTCAGCCGGGTCCGAGCCTAGCGGAGTGCAACCCTCACCTCAAACATTTGTTCGATGTGTCGCGAGACTTTGTCGGTGCGCCGTGCTACAAATTCGAACATCAGTGCATCGAACACCTGATCGAAGTTCGAACACCGACGGCACCACACATCACACCAGAAGATCTCACCCAGAGGATCTCGCACCGAACACTCGGAGGGCACCATGCGCACCGACACTCTCGTCGCTCCCGTCCGTACCGACCGTCCCGACACCGTTCGGGCGCGTACCGATCGCGCCGATCGCGTCCGGACCCGTGCCCCGCTGTCCGACGGTCGGCGCCCGGTCGACAACCGGCCGGCAGGCAACCGCCCGGCGGGCGGGTCACCGCTGACCCCGCGTGTCGGCGCCACGAGCTGCGGATCGGCGGTGGGGTCCAGGGGCCGGGGCCCTCTCGCGCCGGACGCCGCGGTGTTCCGTCGCCGTCGCCGCACCGCGGTGGCGGTCCTCGCCGGCGTCGGGCTGGCGTTCGTCGTGTGGGTGTTCGGCGTCGTCGGCCAGAACTACTCGGACTCGATGACCCCTGCCGCCGTGAGTGCGGAGGTCGTCCACGTGCGCGCGGGGGACTCCCTGAGCACGATCGCCGGCCGGGTGGCGCCGGAGATGCCGCGCGAGATCGTGAT belongs to Gordonia sp. KTR9 and includes:
- the lexA gene encoding transcriptional repressor LexA, producing MSDTGDRRGRARGVDDEAPIDVAAAEASLTPRQLGVLEVIRRSVRERGYPPSIREIGDEVGLASTSSVAHQLRTLERKGLLKRDANRPRAVNIAPSEPPSPETPSAGQLPEPTFVPVLGRIAAGGPILAEEAVEDVFPLPRELVGEGSLFLLRVVGESMIDAAICDGDWVVVRQQNVADNGDIVAAMIDGEATVKTFKRQGANVWLMPHNELFDPIPGNDAVILGKVVTVMRRI
- a CDS encoding LysM peptidoglycan-binding domain-containing protein, whose protein sequence is MRTDTLVAPVRTDRPDTVRARTDRADRVRTRAPLSDGRRPVDNRPAGNRPAGGSPLTPRVGATSCGSAVGSRGRGPLAPDAAVFRRRRRTAVAVLAGVGLAFVVWVFGVVGQNYSDSMTPAAVSAEVVHVRAGDSLSTIAGRVAPEMPREIVIDEIVAMNDLPTSALQVGQPLLTPRYR